The window TGCCGCCTCCGCAGCACCAGCATAACCAGCTACAGTCTCCGCGACAAGGACCCTCTGTTCTGGTTTCTCAAGCCCCAAAAGAAAGGTCTGTTATTGGGGTCTTTTAGGGTTTGCATCTTACTATTTTGGGGGTTTCCGGTTTAGGAAAGTCTAAATCTTTAGGTTTACTTTCCCAATCTAGAGTTATATTATAGTGTGTGTTTATCTCTTTCTGCTTCACCTAAAAATTGGATTTTTCTTAACAAAGTTTTGTAATTTTCACCCAAAGTATCAAACTTTATGAAGTTTAATGAGTTTGGTTTTGTGTAATAATGTTCTCTCTGTTGCAGTGTTCCTCCAGCTGGAACTAAAAGAAAGGGTGGTCCTGGAGGGTTAAACAAAGTCTGTAGGGTCTCTCCAGAGCTTGAAGTTGTTGTTGGTGAACCGGCCCTTCCAAGAACTGAGGTTATTATCACTGTCTTCCTTGCACGATGATGACAATGTGTATAAGCAATTAGAGGGTTTGTTATAAGGACgttgatgtgtttttttttcagattgtGAGGCAGTTGTGGGCTTACATAAGGAAGAACAACCTCCAAGACCCGAGTAACAAGCGGAAGATCATATGTGACGATGCGCTGCGTGTTGTTTTCGAGACTGATTGTACTGACATGTTCAAGATGAATAAGTTGCTTGCCAAGCATATCCTCCCCCTTGATCCATCAAGTAATGGTTTCTTTACAAGCTTCAGGCTTATCTCTGAATGTCCTTGGTTagttcaatgttactgactgtttgaaatctctttttttttttggcagaggACTCCGGTCAAGCTAAACGGGCAAAAGCTGAAGTGGAGACTAAAACTGAGACCACAGAGCCTGTTAGTTCAACTTCAGCTGTTGCATTATCTGAGCCACTTGCAAAGTTCTTTGGCACTGGTGAGACTGAGATGACAGAGGAAGCAATCATTCGCCGTGTTTGGGAATACATAAAGCTCAACAACTTAGAGGTGGGTTGTTGAAATACTCTGCTTGCTCCTTTACTTCTTCTTATATGTTTCACCTTTTGAATGGTTACTAACAAGAAAATTAAGCACCCTTTTGTTCTGCTTTTTTGATATGTCTACAGGATCCGGCAAATCCAATGGCTATTCAGTGTGATGAGAAGCTCCGTGATCTTCTTGGGTGTGAAAGCATCTCAGCTGTGGGGATAAATGAGATGCTAAGGCGCCATATGTACAAGCCTTCCTGATATATCTTCTGGTTCTGACTTAATTAACTAGGAACTACTAGTGTAAGTGAAAGCTTTTATCTCACTGATTATGATATGGTTTATATATCAGTATTGGAGTGAGTTATGAGTGACGATTCTCTTGCAGGTGTGTATCTAGGGAACCTACTTATGACTCCTGGTGGGTGTAGAAGAACTCTGATAAGGAAGAAAATGACCATTTTCACTTTTAACTTCCTGCAATGCTCTGCTATTTTCATCTTCCTTTGGGTTCTTTGTTTCTTTAGTTTGTTGTGTATCGACGTACTGAAAAAACTCTAGTGTAATGGGTCAAATGGCGCAGATGTTTTGTATGTAACGCCATTTTCCCATGAATGTTTTaggaaaaacaaaagtaaaagatAATGTGTTCAACTATGTTTTACAGATTGGAATGATTTGCAATGTTAGCCAATGTGTTCAACTATGTGGAATCAGATGAAATCTGCAGTCTGAAAAGTTgtcaaaatgaaattatttgttAAACAATTGAATAATCAGGTTTGATGCCTGAAATAATTCGATGTTACAATGTTAATTGTTACTTCAGCTGAGTTAAATGAAACTAGACCTCTTACTTCTCATTGACTTGACTGGTTCTTAAATGAAACCAATAACTGTGACTTGTGAAGTTTAAAGTCTACAGTTTGAGAATCCAGTTCTGCTAAAAATTTGatattagagttttttttttcttgtatcaAGCAAAGAACTTGGACTATATCATGTATCGTTAGCTGAGTAGCTTGTGCCTCCAATTGAATGTTGTGAAGCTCTCTCTATGTTTCTTTGTTTGCTAAACTTTTTATGGCGTTTTGTATTGTACAAATTATACAAAGTCTTGCAGTTTAATCAGTGGTATACCTTCAGTTACACTGGCTGTTCTTGCTACAGTTGCCATATTATCTTGATTCAAGATTGtgttattttttaatcaaagaAACTGTGCTATTGTTTTTGGTTATTAATATGATTCAGCCCGTGTGCTTTTGTAGTGTTAGGTTCGTTAACCTTTAAATACTATATGTGCCATCTCTTGTTCCATGTCTTTGGTACTTATAATTGTTCGGATCAAGGACATCTCCAACCGTACTCTATTTTTGACTCCAAACttcattttggagtaaaattttCTCCATCCCCATTCTatattcaactccaaaatggagtaatcttacctattactctattttggagttgaacttttttttatttatgaaaatgtcctTTTAAtcttgaatattttattttatacttaaataatatttaaaataatacaataacataacatgaaaataaatataatattctaaatatattatttaatatttttacataaaagacgcataaactaataaaaatcaaaactaaacataaataatataatataatataatataatataatacaaataAGTGatttaataattatgtaaatcGTTTTTAGAATCAGTGAAGTATCATTCAAACGGAATAGATGAGTTTGTTAATCATGTGGGTCAACCTTTTAACTGATAACATTTGTACTTGTTAAGCTTAATATATGCATAAAAATTTGGATCAAGTACataatttaaattacaaaacaaaactttgttttcttctttgagtttttttaaatgcatcattttgtttttgaattagGAAAATTGCATATGATGAAAATCACACCAATTGAAGTTAGAAGAAAAGCtctaattgtatttttattaataaatatttaatttaattaaaatgtatttttaaaaaagttttataaatataaaataattgggttaattgttaaatttttataagttgaaggtactattaacaattattaactaaataaaaagaaaattatttgtgAATATTTTTTGGAGTAAGAAAATGGAGTAGAACTCAACTCCATTTTGGAATTACaccattttagagtaaaaatttgagtattacattggagatgctctaaaagACTTATTTGGTCTCAGTGGCGAAGCCAGCTTGAAAGGTGTGGGGGCCTGTGCACCCACAAttaaattaaaagtttaaaaaattgTATGTAGAACATCAAATATTTGCTAGCTCATAGGGTAAACAACAGTTTGTGCACCCCTAGTTTTGCAAGTTCGATCTTTTTCCTatgcatatttatttttcattatcaAAGGTGCACCCATTCATTAAATTGTCTAGCTTCGCCCCTGTTCGGTCTTATACTTGGATAAGGGTTAGTCACCACGTACAGTATAGATTCACACCATTGAAAATGTTCTGATTCTTATGCAACAATTAATGATACACAACGAATGATGCATAAAGGTGGATTTAGTTTGGATGCATCAAAATGTATATATGGGAGCCTTGAACACACTCGCACAAACTTCATATTCTTCACATAGTCTACACAGGTACCAAACATTTATAGGATACCTACCTATACCCTTCAAATCCTTGAATATTTACTCTTGCCACTATGTTTGATCGTTGGATGCTTTGGTCACTTCTCCATCACTTTTTTATGATGCTAGACAGCCTAGACGGCTAGTTTAACCTTCTTAATTTTTATCTGTTCTCAAATTTCCAAACTACTAGCCCGCCCAAAACAATGGTTGAACCTAGGAATTATTATCGTGTAAtgaaataataacaaaaaaaacaaaataattcctTGTTTACCAAAATCAATTCCTTGTTTACCAGCCTAGGAATTATTATCGgtgaaataataataacaaaataattccttgtttaccaaaaaaattaaaaaaaaaataattccttttatatagaaaataaacaaagtaatcaaaaatttatgtatataatagaAATAGGACATGTAAAGAAAAGATAATTAAGGGAGAGAGGGTCACATGGTTGTTTCATCTCTTTCACCTCATCTAATGGAACCACTTGCATCTATAGTTTGATTAGTTCAATTCGGGTTTTtagttaaagaaaattattgttTGATTATACTTTTTGAAAAAATAGAATCAAAATAATTGATTGCTAGACATAATGATAATTGTTTTATCAATTGACCGAATCAAACCAAATTTTTAATTGAAGTCGAACTGAAAACTAAAATTTGGGTTTGATTCCGCTCAACCGGCTTGGTCCGGAAAAAGAAATATCATACCTACTTGCATATGTTCCAACCGGCTTGGTTCCGCTCAACCGGAACTGAAAACTAAAATTTGGGTTTGATTCCGCTCAACCGGCTTGGTCCGGAAAAAGAAATATCATACCTACTTGCATATGTTCCAATATCTGAGATAGACAAATGCACAGATATAAATCACACCGAtgcatctatctatctatatatctaattatataaagtaAAAGTTTTCTTTCCTTAGAGAGTGCCACGTCAATAATTCGTTTCTTCCCAGCGCGACATGTGTCCTCCTTAGCCAAAACTCACAGTTTCAATTATGCCTTTCTCATAATTTGGTGGGCCTTGCTCTTTATTCATCCCAGAACAATGAGTCCATCATCAAGAGTATTAGGGTTTCACGTTCTTCTTCCATGATGAAGCGAAGAGACCTTCGATCTTTGATACATCGATGGAGTTTCAATGTTTGCAATCCATGTTAATCATGGCTCTAAGAATCTTCGATATGGCGTTATGTCTTCTCTTTGCGTAGACGAAATATTTCCCCTAAATGATTCGAGGTATATCTTTCTTGATCTTCCATGGCGTCGTTCTGGTTACTCTCCTaatcagcttaaacgctccGGATTACAGATCCATCCTTTATCGTCTTCTTAACTCCACAGACCGAAGTGAGACATGACCTGACACTGAATGCGAGTTTACCCTCTGCAAGGCGGTGTTTCTACACTATATAAAGGTTAGCATCATTCCCTTGAACATCATTCTCACAAATCCTAATAAAACTTATATTTAGTagcttttgattattttttataaaactgtagattttatttgtctttttgCCTTTCTCTTTCCGCTCCACAAGATCATTTGATAAATACTTCGGATGGATTTTGATCGTTTTTGTCTTATCTACAGTTGGCTGAACACAAACCACATGGTGGTGGAAGATCTTTGCTGCTGTTGCTCAGTGTGAAGCGGGCTTTGtgaaaccgcgagcgacttctccctgtcgctcccATAACgtcgctcccagctggagcgacctcgctgtgtcgctccgagaggtcgctccgggctcgttctcgcgtctccgagtgatgaaaccgcgagcgacttctccctgtcgctctggttaGGTCGCTCCAGTAGGGTGATCAGAGCGACttggtggtgtcgctccggactggtcgctcccatgccttgctcgcccaatgaccactctaaacactcctttttgagctccaaataccTCCAAGTGTCTCCAAGAACTTCATGTGGTACTCCAATACCTGATaaggactcatgtatgcaaaatgcaacctaaacatggctaaatcctaatctatatgatcaaaatgcacatggatgaatggataaaacaatagaaatatgcaagatatcacttTGTCGGAAGTTTATGATGAAGATTCTCTGTGAGGAGATGAGTTGAGATGAGGATGAGAGTTATTTCTTCTCTTTGAAGAAATTGATCGACGCTTCAAGACAATGACTCCACTAGCGCCGGTGAACCTCTAGGAAGAGCTTTTGTTGTGTTTGGTTTACTCGCCGGCGTTGAGGAAGTTCAATTCTTCGTTAAC of the Brassica rapa cultivar Chiifu-401-42 chromosome A03, CAAS_Brap_v3.01, whole genome shotgun sequence genome contains:
- the LOC103861307 gene encoding uncharacterized protein LOC103861307, with the translated sequence MVSDQDLAKGVETLLRQSDPSSLTSLTSVVQQLEAKLGLDLTEKTSFIRDQINLLLRPHPPISSSSASASASTAQSPPPPSQQLHFGVNVPGKGHFALQHPSQFSQQYPHFALQPPPPPPYHAYDLNFRQPYPPYMPPPQHQHNQLQSPRQGPSVLVSQAPKESVPPAGTKRKGGPGGLNKVCRVSPELEVVVGEPALPRTEIVRQLWAYIRKNNLQDPSNKRKIICDDALRVVFETDCTDMFKMNKLLAKHILPLDPSKDSGQAKRAKAEVETKTETTEPVSSTSAVALSEPLAKFFGTGETEMTEEAIIRRVWEYIKLNNLEDPANPMAIQCDEKLRDLLGCESISAVGINEMLRRHMYKPS